The following proteins come from a genomic window of Sesamum indicum cultivar Zhongzhi No. 13 linkage group LG10, S_indicum_v1.0, whole genome shotgun sequence:
- the LOC105171708 gene encoding RING-H2 finger protein ATL16 translates to MDLVTRKFYSHVSEALSPMTSPPSSVSLHSSHTGFPIIAVALIGILATAFLLVSYYIFVIKCCLNWHRIDLLRRFSFSRRRPAEDPLMVHSPVAESRGLNEAAIRSIPVFKFKKGNANDEAADVKPCECAVCLNEFLEEEKLRVIPNCGHVFHIDCIDVWLQNNANCPLCRTSVSASRPDVRFCLDQILAPGHSPQDPNPNSDNFTGRDEDYVVIEIGSDQRQSVYPPLSRIPENLNTDELLPISPSPRKLGSKISRKKAKKLSHVSSMGDECIDSRQKDEQFVVQPIRRSFSMDSAADSQLYLAVQEIMQRHREINSEVISPNEDCSSSSSNNNRVKRSFFSFGQGKGSRSAVQPVELEP, encoded by the coding sequence ATGGATCTGGTGACCCGGAAATTCTACTCCCATGTATCAGAAGCTTTGTCTCCGATGACGAGCCCGCCGAGCTCAGTTTCCTTGCATTCTTCACACACGGGTTTCCCGATTATAGCGGTCGCCCTTATTGGCATACTAGCGACGGCGTTCTTGCTGGTTAGCTACTACATATTTGTGATCAAGTGCTGCTTGAACTGGCACAGAATCGATCTCTTGCGGCGGTTTTCGTTCTCCAGGCGGCGGCCGGCGGAGGACCCTTTGATGGTTCACTCTCCGGTGGCAGAAAGCCGGGGGCTCAACGAGGCTGCCATTAGATCAATACCAGTGTTCAAGTTCAAGAAAGGCAATGCAAACGACGAGGCTGCCGATGTAAAACCGTGCGAATGCGCCGTCTGTTTGAATGAATTCCTAGAAGAAGAGAAGCTCAGAGTTATCCCCAACTGCGGCCATGTGTTTCACATAGATTGCATTGATGTTTGGCTTCAGAACAATGCCAATTGCCCTCTTTGCAGGACAAGCGTTTCAGCCTCCAGGCCTGATGTAAGGTTCTGTCTGGATCAAATTCTTGCTCCAGGCCATTCTCCTCAAGATCCAAATCCCAACAGTGATAACTTCACAGGCAGGGATGAAGACTATGTGGTTATTGAAATAGGATCAGATCAGCGGCAGAGTGTGTATCCACCCTTATCAAGAATCCCGGAAAATTTGAATACAGACGAGCTTTTACCAATCAGTCCTTCACCGAGGAAGTTAGGGTCGAAAATTTCACGAAAGAAAGCGAAAAAATTGAGCCATGTTTCAAGCATGGGAGATGAATGTATTGACAGTAGGCAGAAAGATGAGCAGTTTGTAGTTCAGCCCATAAGGAGGTCTTTTTCCATGGACTCAGCTGCTGATTCTCAGCTTTACTTAGCTGTTCAAGAAATAATGCAAAGGCACAGAGAGATAAACAGTGAAGTGATTAGCCCAAATGAAGattgcagcagcagcagcagcaacaacaacaGAGTTAAAAgatcattcttttcttttgggcAAGGAAAGGGTTCAAGAAGTGCAGTTCAACCAGTTGAGTTAGAACCTTGa